The window TATTTGAATTGCCGCTCGTATTTACGATGACGATGCTTCTTTTAACAAGTTCCCTTACCAGCGTCTATGCCATTTACCATATGAGGAATTACAATTTTAAGCGCATGCAGGCTTGGCTGTTCATCACTGTACTTCTTGGAATAGGCTTCTTGGTAGCGGAAATTTATGAATTTAATCATTATGTTCATGAATTTCATCATACTTTTACCAGCAGTGCGTTCGGTTCGGCTTTTTATACATTGACCGGATTTCACGGAGCCCATGTTACTTTTGGATTGTTATGGATTTTGACATTAATGATTCGCAATGCGAAACGCGGCTTAACTCTTTACAATGCACCGAAATTTTATGTAGCCAGCTTGTATTGGCATTTTATTGACGTCGTGTGGGTGTTTATCTTTACTGTCGTATATTTGATGGGAAAGGTGGGATGAATGATGACGGATCAACCT of the Bacillus smithii genome contains:
- a CDS encoding cytochrome (ubi)quinol oxidase subunit III — encoded protein: MEAEQKFTPQTWPELPEKATIEGKNKFLGFWLFLGGETVMFASLFATYIALKDKVPNPNQAHAKELFELPLVFTMTMLLLTSSLTSVYAIYHMRNYNFKRMQAWLFITVLLGIGFLVAEIYEFNHYVHEFHHTFTSSAFGSAFYTLTGFHGAHVTFGLLWILTLMIRNAKRGLTLYNAPKFYVASLYWHFIDVVWVFIFTVVYLMGKVG